The Mucilaginibacter gracilis genomic interval ATTGGACTCAAACAGGTATTTAACCGCGAATGCGACAAATTTGGTAATATCAGTACCCGTGGCCATTTTAAACTTGTTCAGCAGATCCACTGTCTGCGGATCAAACCTAACGTGCACCATTTGGGTATGGTTACTGTTATCATAGGCATACAGCGATCTGGCTACCGTATTATGTTTGAGAACCGTACCTGTCCCACCTTTTTTTTCTATTGCCGGTTCCACAGGGGAAGGCTGATCCCTTGCAGGCAACTCTTCGTTCGGTTTCGCCGCCGGTTGCTTTTGTCGTCTGTGATCACAAAGTAGGACTATGGTGTAATAGGCAGCATAGGTACAAAACAATCCGAGTAAAAATTTCAATCGTGTCATAAGTATGATTTTTGAATAAATTGTTTAATGATCGTTTTTAATTCGGGATGCGCCCCGATAAACTGCCTGACGGCATAGGCAACGAATTTGGTAGCGTCCACACCAGTTGCTATTTTAAACTGGTTCAGGAAATCAACCGTTTGCTGATCAAACCGAAAATGCACCATTGTTTTATGGTCGCTATTATCGTATTCGGTCAGCACCTGAAGAATTGGCGCACCCTCCGTATCATTCTTCTGCTGCTTTTCAGTTTTGACAGCTTTTTTCCCGGTACTGTTCTGTTTACTGCTTTCTTGTTTTGCACCGGGCTTAACCATTTGCTCACGCAACTGGTCGGCTAATGATTTCATTTTTTCCATAAGCGATCGGCAAATATGTCTTCAAAGACAGGGGTGATAATCCCATATAGTGATAGTGGCGTCTGGAACGTGGTAATCCTTTGAAAATCGATCCGGTCCGGAATAGCCAAGGTGATCTTGCCGAATTTGGAAAGCTGTTCGTTCACCTCGCTCATAATCTCAAACTTTACGTTGGCTTTGATGCGGTTTGGAATAAACACCACCTCTACATTGGGATTAACCTTCTTTAGGACGACTGAGAAAAGCACTGTGGACTCAAAGGTGAACTCATCATAAGCAAAGGGGCAGATAACCAGATCAGCGGATTTAAAAACCGGTATCAGGCCGTCATCATCCAGTTTGCCGGGCAGATCTATTAAAATTGCGTCTTTCTTATTTTTTGTCAGAACAGGAATTAAAGGGGGAAAGCTTTCCAGGTTGGCCGGTAACACGTCATACGGCTCCTCGTTCTCCAACACTTTTGCCTTTTCAAATTTCTGCGATATGGATTGTTGATAGTCCATATCGATAATAGTAACCGGCCAGTCTTTAGCCAGGCTCAGGTAGTTTCCTGATAAGACGGTGAGCGTACTTTTTCCTACGCCGCCTTTTTGGTTGCCGAATAAACAAATCATAAGTTTTCAATGGAGTAATAATTTTAATGGTCTTACCGCTTAACGGGTATTAGTCCGGGCCTTCTTTTGTCTCCGGCGCTTCATGCCAAGCACTTGCTGATCGTCTACATCGTCGGCAATCATAATAGGCTGGATGTGAATCGGCTCCGGGGAATATTCAGAATAATAGGTTATGGCATTCTCGTTTAAATAATCATGCAGGTCAATTATAGGCGGATGATTTAATTGTTCAATGTTAATTTTCTCGTCCAACAACATTTTCAGCGGGAGAATTTCACTGCCTTTAAAAACCTGTTTGGTGCTATGGTCGATGACTGTATAGCCATAGGGTGCTTTT includes:
- a CDS encoding ParA family protein, whose protein sequence is MICLFGNQKGGVGKSTLTVLSGNYLSLAKDWPVTIIDMDYQQSISQKFEKAKVLENEEPYDVLPANLESFPPLIPVLTKNKKDAILIDLPGKLDDDGLIPVFKSADLVICPFAYDEFTFESTVLFSVVLKKVNPNVEVVFIPNRIKANVKFEIMSEVNEQLSKFGKITLAIPDRIDFQRITTFQTPLSLYGIITPVFEDIFADRLWKK